A single Paraburkholderia sp. FT54 DNA region contains:
- a CDS encoding sulfate ABC transporter substrate-binding protein: MNHQGTGLAGRTKKLIAALALGAASALGVMAQAHAADTTLLNVSYDPTRELYQEVNQAFGKEWKAKTGETITFKQSHGGSGAQARSVLDGLQADVVTLALAYDIDALANKGLLDKGWQKRLPDNASPYTSTIVFLVRKGNPKHIKDWDDLTRPGVSIVTPNPKTSGGARWNYLAAWAYAEHQPGGNDQKAKEFVGKLYKNAGVLDSGARGATTSFVQRGIGDVLIAWENEAFLSLKEFGPDKFEIVVPSVSILAEPPVAVVDKVVDKHGTRKLAEAYLNFLYSEQGQEIAAKNFYRPRSNKVPAELTAKFPKLKLYTVDDSFGGWANAQKTHFADGGVFDSIYQPQ, from the coding sequence ATGAATCACCAAGGTACGGGGCTGGCAGGCAGGACGAAGAAACTGATCGCGGCGCTCGCGTTGGGCGCGGCGAGCGCGCTCGGCGTGATGGCGCAGGCGCATGCCGCCGACACGACGCTGCTGAATGTCTCCTACGACCCGACGCGCGAGCTGTATCAGGAGGTCAATCAGGCGTTCGGCAAGGAATGGAAGGCGAAGACGGGTGAGACGATCACCTTCAAGCAGTCGCACGGCGGCTCGGGCGCCCAGGCGCGCTCGGTGCTCGACGGCCTGCAGGCCGACGTCGTGACGCTCGCGCTCGCTTACGACATCGACGCGCTGGCCAACAAGGGTTTGCTGGACAAGGGCTGGCAAAAGCGTTTGCCGGATAACGCGTCGCCGTACACGTCGACGATCGTGTTTCTGGTGCGCAAGGGCAACCCGAAGCACATCAAGGATTGGGACGATCTGACCAGGCCGGGCGTGTCCATCGTCACGCCGAATCCGAAGACATCGGGCGGCGCGCGCTGGAACTACCTCGCGGCGTGGGCGTATGCGGAGCATCAACCGGGCGGCAATGACCAGAAGGCCAAGGAATTCGTCGGCAAGCTCTACAAGAATGCCGGCGTGCTGGATTCGGGCGCGCGCGGCGCGACCACCAGCTTCGTGCAACGCGGTATCGGCGACGTGCTGATCGCATGGGAAAACGAAGCGTTCCTGTCGCTGAAGGAGTTCGGTCCGGACAAGTTCGAGATCGTGGTGCCGTCGGTCAGCATTCTGGCGGAGCCGCCGGTGGCGGTGGTGGACAAGGTGGTCGACAAGCACGGCACGCGCAAGCTGGCCGAGGCGTATCTGAACTTTCTGTATAGCGAGCAGGGCCAGGAGATCGCGGCGAAGAACTTCTACCGTCCGCGTTCGAACAAGGTGCCGGCCGAGCTGACCGCCAAGTTTCCGAAGCTGAAGCTGTACACCGTGGACGATTCGTTCGGCGGCTGGGCCAACGCGCAGAAGACGCACTTTGCCGACGGCGGCGTGTTCGATTCGATCTATCAACCGCAGTAA
- the lexA gene encoding transcriptional repressor LexA translates to MTKLTARQQQVFDLIRRAIERTGFPPTRAEIAAELGFSSANSAEEHLRALARKGVIELAAGASRGIRLLAGPEDSPYQFTLPHASIMQLSLPLIGRVAAGSPILAQEHISQHYACDPALFSSKPDYLLKVRGLSMRDAGIFDGDLLAVQKRSEAKDGQIIIARLGDDVTVKRLKRRPNGLELIAENPDYENIFVETGSAEFALEGIAVGLIRPGEF, encoded by the coding sequence ATGACCAAACTCACCGCACGACAGCAGCAGGTTTTCGATCTGATCCGCCGGGCTATCGAACGCACCGGCTTTCCGCCCACCCGCGCGGAGATCGCCGCCGAGCTGGGTTTCAGCTCGGCCAACTCGGCAGAAGAGCATCTGCGCGCGCTCGCTCGCAAGGGCGTGATCGAACTCGCGGCCGGCGCGTCGCGCGGCATTCGCCTGCTGGCCGGCCCGGAAGATTCGCCGTACCAGTTCACGTTGCCGCACGCCAGCATCATGCAACTGTCGCTGCCGCTGATCGGACGGGTGGCCGCGGGCAGTCCGATTCTCGCGCAGGAACATATCTCGCAGCACTACGCGTGCGACCCGGCGCTGTTCTCGAGCAAGCCCGATTACCTGCTCAAGGTGCGCGGACTGTCCATGCGCGACGCGGGCATCTTCGACGGCGACCTGCTCGCGGTGCAAAAGCGCAGCGAAGCCAAAGACGGCCAGATCATCATTGCCCGGCTGGGCGACGACGTCACGGTCAAGCGCCTGAAGCGCCGGCCGAACGGGCTCGAACTGATCGCCGAGAACCCCGATTACGAAAACATCTTCGTTGAAACCGGCAGTGCGGAGTTCGCGCTGGAAGGCATCGCCGTGGGGCTCATTCGCCCCGGCGAGTTTTGA
- a CDS encoding DUF2939 domain-containing protein produces MAVPQLTKSGTKGGATRPLIITLIVIVVIAALGFAYASPYIALNNLKRAADARDAQTVNQYVDFPALRESLKQQVAGLLTRRLDAHGNGNPLAAIGAMIGVALIGPLVDAYATPDGVAALLNGMPPRGDPGERPPAPPAANNPPDAAATSPAPAPAAPTAGNAPNGNANAAPPQPPQTTAGYRGINEFVVTYQHGAGDAHYSAIFQREGAFTWKLAAVNLNE; encoded by the coding sequence ATGGCAGTTCCGCAACTTACCAAAAGCGGCACCAAGGGCGGTGCTACCCGGCCGCTGATCATCACGCTGATCGTGATTGTAGTCATCGCCGCGCTGGGGTTCGCTTACGCGTCACCGTACATCGCGCTGAACAATCTCAAACGCGCTGCCGACGCGCGCGACGCGCAAACCGTCAATCAATACGTTGATTTCCCCGCATTGCGTGAGAGCCTGAAGCAGCAGGTCGCCGGCTTGCTGACGCGCCGGCTTGACGCGCATGGCAACGGGAATCCGTTGGCCGCGATTGGCGCGATGATCGGCGTCGCGTTGATTGGTCCGCTCGTGGATGCCTATGCCACACCGGACGGCGTGGCGGCCTTGCTGAACGGCATGCCGCCGCGCGGCGATCCGGGCGAGCGGCCGCCCGCGCCGCCCGCCGCGAACAATCCGCCGGACGCCGCTGCGACTTCGCCCGCGCCAGCGCCGGCAGCGCCCACGGCCGGCAACGCACCCAATGGCAATGCCAACGCCGCGCCACCACAACCGCCGCAAACCACGGCGGGCTATCGCGGCATCAACGAGTTCGTGGTCACCTACCAGCATGGCGCCGGCGACGCGCATTACTCGGCGATTTTTCAGCGCGAGGGTGCATTTACCTGGAAGCTGGCCGCGGTCAACCTTAACGAGTGA
- a CDS encoding universal stress protein, which translates to MASYQKILLCYDGSREGRKALRCGADLALDLKAETHLLSVVDMRSSIAQSAGLLTDVACGSFEKTARDILQEGVDWLTERGVTAQGHFAFGHPIDEIANLANELHVDLVVVGHRCRTGLSRWWMGAGNTPLLDRVSCSILVACSSAQEQQQVAA; encoded by the coding sequence ATGGCGAGCTACCAGAAGATCCTGCTGTGCTACGACGGCTCGCGCGAAGGCCGCAAAGCACTACGCTGCGGCGCCGACCTGGCGTTGGATCTGAAAGCGGAAACGCACTTGTTGTCGGTGGTCGACATGCGTTCGAGTATCGCGCAAAGCGCGGGCCTGCTGACCGATGTGGCGTGCGGCAGTTTCGAGAAGACCGCACGCGACATCCTGCAGGAAGGCGTGGACTGGCTCACCGAGCGAGGCGTTACCGCACAGGGGCATTTCGCATTCGGTCATCCGATCGACGAGATCGCGAACCTCGCCAATGAATTGCATGTCGACCTGGTCGTGGTCGGCCACCGCTGCCGCACGGGTTTGTCGCGCTGGTGGATGGGTGCGGGCAATACGCCGCTACTCGACCGTGTCTCGTGCAGCATTCTGGTGGCCTGTTCTTCCGCGCAGGAACAGCAGCAAGTGGCGGCTTGA
- the nodI gene encoding nodulation factor ABC transporter ATP-binding protein NodI has product MPEAAIEFHQVRKSYGEKTVVDGLSFHVNAGECFGLLGPNGAGKTTTLRMLLGIAAPDAGVIRLCGEPIPGRARVARARVGVVPQFDNLDPDFTVRENLLVFGRYFGLSAAQCRAMVPSLLEFARLESKADARVSELSGGMKRRLTLARALVNDPDVLIMDEPTTGLDPQARHLIWERLRSLLARGKTILLTTHFMEEAERLCHRLCVIEEGRKIAEGAPSALIASEIGCDVIEIFGPDPVALRDELAPLVERTEISGETLFCYVNDAQPVHARLKQRADLRYLHRPANLEDVFLRLTGREMQD; this is encoded by the coding sequence ATGCCCGAAGCCGCCATCGAATTTCATCAGGTCAGAAAAAGCTACGGCGAGAAAACAGTGGTCGACGGACTGTCGTTCCATGTCAACGCCGGCGAATGCTTTGGCCTGCTCGGCCCGAACGGCGCCGGCAAGACCACCACGTTGCGCATGCTGCTCGGCATTGCGGCGCCGGATGCGGGCGTGATCCGTCTGTGCGGCGAGCCGATCCCCGGCCGCGCGCGCGTGGCGCGAGCGCGCGTCGGCGTGGTGCCGCAGTTCGACAATCTCGATCCCGACTTCACGGTGCGCGAGAATCTGCTCGTGTTCGGCCGCTACTTCGGTTTGAGCGCCGCGCAATGCCGTGCGATGGTGCCGTCGCTGCTCGAATTCGCGCGTCTCGAAAGCAAGGCGGACGCGCGGGTGAGCGAGCTGTCCGGCGGCATGAAGCGGCGCCTCACGCTGGCGCGCGCGCTCGTCAACGACCCCGACGTGCTGATCATGGACGAGCCGACCACCGGCCTCGATCCTCAGGCGCGGCATCTCATCTGGGAGCGGCTGCGCTCGTTGCTCGCGCGCGGCAAGACCATTCTGCTGACCACGCACTTCATGGAAGAAGCCGAACGGCTCTGCCACCGGCTGTGCGTGATCGAGGAAGGGCGCAAGATCGCGGAAGGCGCGCCGAGCGCATTGATCGCTTCCGAGATCGGTTGCGATGTGATCGAGATCTTCGGACCCGATCCGGTGGCCTTGCGCGATGAACTGGCGCCGCTTGTCGAGCGCACCGAGATCAGCGGCGAGACGCTGTTCTGCTATGTCAACGACGCCCAGCCCGTGCATGCGCGGCTCAAGCAGCGCGCGGATCTGCGCTATCTGCATCGACCGGCGAATCTGGAGGATGTGTTCCTGCGGCTCACCGGGCGCGAGATGCAGGATTGA
- a CDS encoding ABC transporter permease → MDARTYEPPGDTPSKQEAFGAFPANASNWIAVWRRNYLVWKKLAIASMFGNLADPMIYLFGLGFGLGLMVGQVDGVSYIAFLAAGTVASSVMMSASFESMYSGFSRMHVQRTWEAIMHTPLTLGDIVLGEVIWAASKSVLSGAAIMLVAGALGYANFPSMLLALPVIVLTGLAFASIAMVVTALAPSYDFFMFYQTLVLTPMLLLSGVFFPVSQLPAVARGVTQVLPLAHAVDLMRPAMLGRPVDNAWLHVAVLAAYAVGGFVVAAILFRRRMMK, encoded by the coding sequence ATGGACGCACGCACTTACGAACCCCCGGGTGATACGCCGTCGAAACAGGAAGCCTTCGGCGCCTTTCCCGCGAACGCAAGCAACTGGATCGCCGTGTGGCGCCGCAATTATCTGGTGTGGAAAAAGCTCGCGATCGCCTCGATGTTCGGCAATCTGGCTGATCCCATGATCTATCTGTTCGGCCTCGGCTTCGGGCTGGGGCTGATGGTCGGCCAGGTCGACGGCGTGTCGTATATCGCGTTTCTCGCGGCGGGGACGGTGGCCTCGAGCGTGATGATGTCGGCGAGTTTCGAGTCGATGTATTCGGGGTTCTCGCGCATGCATGTGCAGCGCACCTGGGAAGCGATCATGCATACGCCGCTGACGCTCGGCGACATCGTGCTCGGCGAGGTGATATGGGCAGCCAGCAAATCGGTGCTCTCCGGCGCGGCGATCATGCTGGTGGCGGGCGCGTTGGGCTACGCGAATTTTCCGTCGATGCTGCTGGCGTTGCCGGTCATCGTATTGACCGGGCTCGCGTTCGCGAGCATCGCGATGGTCGTGACGGCGCTCGCACCCTCGTACGACTTCTTCATGTTTTACCAGACGCTGGTGTTGACGCCGATGCTGTTGTTATCCGGCGTGTTCTTTCCGGTGTCGCAATTGCCCGCCGTAGCGCGGGGCGTCACCCAGGTGTTGCCGTTGGCGCATGCCGTCGACTTGATGCGGCCCGCCATGCTGGGTCGGCCTGTCGACAATGCGTGGTTGCATGTGGCCGTGCTGGCGGCCTATGCGGTGGGCGGGTTTGTCGTTGCAGCGATTCTGTTCCGGCGCAGGATGATGAAGTAG
- a CDS encoding NADP(H)-dependent aldo-keto reductase, with amino-acid sequence MDYRRLGDSDVQVSLIGLGTMTWGEQNTEQEAHAQIDYALDHGVNLIDTAEMYPVPPRAETQGSTERFIGTWLAQHRSAREKIVLATKIAGPARQPHNPTHIRGEGNQFDRKNLTEALNDSLKRLQTDYVDLYQLHWPDRSTMTFGRPAYPWVDDAYTVPIEETLSVLAEFVKAGKVRHVGVSNETPWGVAQFLRAAEKLGLPRIVSIQNPYSLVNRTYEVGLSEYAHHDNIGLLAYSPLAFGWLSGKYEGGARPAGARISLFERFKRYSKPQAVQAITRYVELARRHGLSPAQFALAFVNSRPFVTSNLIGATSLDQLKENIASVEVKLAPEVLAEIDALHELQPNPAP; translated from the coding sequence ATGGATTACCGCAGACTCGGCGATTCCGATGTGCAGGTCAGCCTGATCGGTCTCGGCACCATGACGTGGGGCGAGCAGAACACGGAGCAGGAAGCGCACGCGCAGATCGATTACGCACTCGATCACGGCGTCAATCTGATCGACACCGCTGAAATGTACCCGGTGCCGCCGCGTGCCGAGACGCAGGGTTCGACGGAGCGCTTCATCGGCACATGGCTCGCGCAGCATCGCAGCGCGCGCGAGAAAATCGTGCTCGCCACCAAGATCGCCGGCCCGGCGCGTCAACCGCACAACCCGACCCATATTCGTGGCGAAGGCAATCAGTTCGACCGCAAGAATCTGACCGAAGCGCTCAACGACAGCCTCAAGCGCCTGCAAACGGATTACGTCGATCTTTATCAGCTGCACTGGCCGGATCGCAGCACGATGACGTTCGGCCGTCCGGCGTATCCGTGGGTCGACGACGCCTATACGGTGCCGATCGAAGAGACGCTGTCAGTGCTCGCGGAATTCGTCAAGGCGGGGAAGGTGCGTCACGTCGGCGTGTCGAACGAAACGCCGTGGGGCGTCGCGCAGTTTCTGCGCGCCGCTGAAAAGCTCGGCTTGCCGCGCATCGTCAGCATTCAGAATCCGTACAGTCTCGTGAATCGCACGTACGAAGTCGGTCTGTCCGAGTACGCGCATCACGACAACATCGGCTTGCTGGCTTATTCGCCGCTGGCTTTCGGCTGGCTGTCGGGCAAGTACGAAGGCGGTGCGCGTCCGGCCGGCGCCCGCATCTCGCTGTTCGAGCGCTTTAAGCGCTACAGCAAGCCGCAGGCGGTGCAGGCGATTACGCGTTACGTCGAGCTGGCCAGGCGTCACGGTTTGTCGCCCGCGCAATTCGCGCTTGCGTTCGTCAATAGCCGGCCGTTCGTGACCAGCAATCTGATCGGTGCGACCTCGCTCGATCAGTTGAAGGAAAACATCGCCAGCGTCGAGGTGAAACTCGCGCCGGAAGTGCTCGCGGAAATCGACGCGCTGCACGAGTTGCAGCCGAATCCGGCGCCTTGA
- a CDS encoding DUF3820 family protein, which yields MNPEHLELLVTRIMPYGKYKGRVIADLPGHYLNWFASQGFPPGEIGRLLALMHEIDHNGLKSLLEPLRKR from the coding sequence ATGAACCCTGAACATCTCGAACTGCTCGTCACGCGCATCATGCCTTACGGGAAATATAAGGGCCGCGTGATTGCGGACCTGCCCGGTCATTATCTAAACTGGTTCGCTAGTCAAGGCTTCCCGCCGGGCGAAATCGGCCGATTGCTGGCCTTGATGCACGAGATCGATCACAACGGTTTGAAGTCGCTGCTCGAGCCTTTGCGCAAGCGCTGA
- the cysC gene encoding adenylyl-sulfate kinase, whose product MSACRGAVIWMTGLSGAGKSTLANALYERLKEAGHAAIVLDGDVLRRGLNADLGFTPEDRTENLRRVAHVAALFMQQGFIVIAAVISPEHRHRRLAREIVGDGFVEVFVKAPLQVCEARDAKGLYARARRGEIPHFTGISGPFEAPLTSDVVIETDRMPVDESVDRLLAHLVATGYLGS is encoded by the coding sequence ATGAGCGCGTGCCGCGGTGCCGTGATATGGATGACGGGACTTTCCGGCGCCGGCAAATCGACGCTGGCCAACGCCTTGTATGAGCGGCTGAAGGAAGCGGGACATGCCGCGATCGTGCTCGATGGCGACGTGTTGCGGCGCGGACTGAACGCCGACCTCGGCTTCACGCCCGAGGACCGCACGGAAAACCTGCGGCGAGTCGCACACGTCGCCGCGCTCTTCATGCAGCAGGGCTTTATCGTGATTGCCGCGGTGATCTCGCCGGAGCATCGGCATCGGCGCTTGGCGCGCGAAATCGTCGGCGACGGTTTCGTCGAAGTGTTCGTGAAGGCCCCGCTGCAAGTCTGCGAAGCTCGCGATGCCAAAGGACTCTACGCTCGCGCGCGGCGCGGCGAGATCCCGCATTTCACGGGGATTTCCGGACCTTTCGAAGCGCCGCTGACGTCCGATGTCGTGATCGAGACTGACCGGATGCCGGTCGACGAATCCGTCGACCGCCTGCTCGCGCATCTGGTCGCGACAGGGTATCTGGGCAGCTAG
- a CDS encoding sulfotransferase: protein MKQDPQPATASQWRAEGDACAARGELDAALQRFEIARVLDPADALSQQRVAATLAALNRFPEAVIRYHEAIALDPRHTDSHHGLGWTLEQMHRLEQAVEAYREATRVSPRADGSHNNMGNCLQALGRFDEAHEAYRRAIDAAPHVPLYYRNFVQSKRLAADDPVFLAMERLVDNAASLTPANQAELHFAYGQALSDVGRNDASFDQFLKGNALHRANVPYNEAETLGLFAHLPELMTSEVLAAKRGLGDSSQAPIFIIGMPRSGSTLIEQILASHPQVFGAGERTEFGEALVNCIRRDLGDPLRIDIEALQNVDGPPLSTLGADYLRRMRNAVPELRSFTQNDERSPAANYTHFTDKYPFNFINLGLIHLALPNARFIHSSRAPLPTCLSIFSRIFHDVPFGYDLGELGRYYRAYDALMAHWQRVLPEGVMIEVKYEELVDDFEGNVRRLLAHCGLGWDERCLSFHQTTRQVTTASSAQVRRPLYKTSLQRWQPQQDLLQPLFDGLGPELAPAHRHAPGELAASAMECRS, encoded by the coding sequence ATGAAGCAAGATCCACAGCCGGCTACCGCATCGCAATGGCGAGCCGAAGGCGACGCCTGCGCCGCGCGCGGCGAACTCGACGCCGCGCTCCAACGTTTCGAAATTGCCCGCGTGCTCGACCCCGCCGATGCGCTCAGCCAACAGCGCGTCGCGGCCACGCTCGCCGCCCTGAACCGTTTTCCCGAAGCCGTGATCCGCTATCACGAAGCGATCGCACTCGATCCGCGCCACACGGATTCGCATCACGGCCTCGGCTGGACGCTCGAACAGATGCATCGACTCGAACAGGCGGTGGAGGCCTATCGCGAGGCGACGCGCGTGAGTCCGCGAGCCGACGGCTCGCACAACAACATGGGCAATTGCCTGCAGGCACTCGGCCGATTCGACGAAGCGCATGAGGCGTATCGCCGTGCGATCGACGCCGCGCCGCACGTGCCGCTGTATTACCGCAACTTCGTGCAGTCCAAGCGCCTTGCCGCCGACGATCCGGTGTTCCTCGCGATGGAGCGCCTCGTCGACAACGCCGCTTCGCTCACGCCGGCCAATCAGGCGGAGCTTCACTTCGCGTATGGCCAGGCGCTGTCCGACGTGGGCCGCAACGACGCGTCGTTCGATCAGTTTCTGAAGGGCAACGCGTTGCACCGCGCCAACGTGCCTTATAACGAAGCGGAGACGCTCGGCCTGTTCGCGCATCTGCCTGAGTTGATGACCTCGGAGGTGCTGGCGGCGAAGCGCGGTCTGGGCGACTCATCGCAGGCGCCGATCTTTATCATCGGCATGCCGCGCTCGGGGTCGACCTTGATCGAACAGATTCTCGCGAGCCATCCACAGGTGTTTGGCGCAGGCGAGCGCACGGAATTCGGTGAGGCGCTGGTGAACTGCATCCGCCGCGATCTCGGCGATCCGTTGCGGATCGATATCGAAGCATTGCAGAACGTGGACGGCCCGCCGTTGAGCACGCTCGGTGCGGACTATCTGCGTCGCATGCGCAATGCGGTGCCGGAACTCCGGAGCTTCACGCAAAACGACGAACGCAGTCCGGCTGCAAACTACACGCACTTCACCGACAAATATCCGTTCAACTTCATCAACCTCGGTCTGATCCATCTCGCGTTGCCGAACGCCCGCTTCATTCACAGCAGCCGCGCGCCATTGCCAACCTGCCTGTCGATTTTTTCGCGGATCTTTCACGACGTGCCGTTCGGCTATGATCTCGGCGAACTGGGCCGTTACTATCGCGCGTACGACGCCTTGATGGCTCACTGGCAACGCGTGCTTCCGGAAGGCGTGATGATCGAGGTCAAGTATGAAGAACTGGTCGACGATTTCGAAGGCAATGTACGCCGCTTGCTCGCGCATTGCGGGCTCGGTTGGGACGAACGCTGTCTGTCGTTCCATCAGACCACTCGCCAGGTGACTACCGCCAGTTCCGCGCAGGTGCGCCGTCCGCTGTACAAGACGTCGCTGCAACGTTGGCAGCCACAGCAGGACTTGCTTCAACCGCTGTTCGACGGCCTCGGTCCGGAGTTGGCCCCGGCGCATCGCCACGCGCCCGGCGAGCTTGCGGCCAGCGCCATGGAGTGTCGCTCATGA
- the dusA gene encoding tRNA dihydrouridine(20/20a) synthase DusA, with protein sequence MSSPHISSPRRISVAPMMDWTDRHCRSLHRVISRHTWLYTEMVTTGALLHGDVPRHLAFTPEEAPVALQLGGSEPDDLARSAKLGEQWGYDEINLNCGCPSERVQRGAFGACLMNEPQLVADCVKAMRDAVSVPVTVKHRIGVDAVEEYGFVRDFVGTIADAGCNVFVVHARNAILKGLSPKENREIPPLKYDYAYQLKRDFPHLEIIINGGIKTLDEAQAHLQHVDGVMLGREAYHNPYVLADVDARFYGATQTPLTREQVEAKLIEYCAAEMARGTYLGAITRHALGLYRGEAGARGWRRVLSDSKRLAARDLTIFDEARQHLREPVEIFE encoded by the coding sequence ATGTCTTCACCTCACATCTCCAGTCCGCGCCGCATATCGGTCGCCCCGATGATGGACTGGACCGATCGTCATTGCCGTTCCCTGCATCGCGTGATCTCTCGCCATACGTGGCTTTACACGGAAATGGTGACGACCGGCGCGCTGCTGCACGGCGACGTGCCGCGCCATCTCGCGTTCACACCCGAAGAAGCACCCGTCGCGCTGCAACTTGGCGGCAGCGAACCCGACGACCTCGCGCGCTCGGCAAAGCTGGGCGAGCAATGGGGCTACGACGAAATCAATCTGAATTGCGGCTGCCCATCCGAGCGCGTGCAACGCGGCGCATTCGGTGCGTGCCTGATGAACGAACCGCAACTTGTCGCCGACTGCGTGAAGGCCATGCGCGATGCAGTGTCGGTGCCGGTGACCGTGAAGCACCGCATCGGCGTCGATGCCGTCGAGGAGTACGGTTTCGTGCGCGATTTCGTCGGCACGATTGCGGACGCCGGCTGCAATGTGTTCGTCGTGCACGCGCGCAACGCGATTCTCAAGGGCTTGAGCCCGAAAGAAAACCGCGAGATTCCGCCGCTCAAATACGACTACGCGTATCAGTTGAAGCGCGACTTTCCGCATCTGGAGATCATCATCAATGGCGGCATCAAGACGCTTGATGAAGCACAGGCGCATCTTCAACACGTCGACGGTGTGATGCTCGGACGTGAGGCCTATCACAACCCGTATGTGCTCGCCGATGTCGACGCACGCTTCTACGGCGCGACGCAGACGCCGCTCACTCGCGAGCAGGTCGAAGCAAAGCTGATCGAGTATTGCGCCGCTGAAATGGCGCGCGGCACTTATCTCGGCGCCATCACGCGCCATGCGCTCGGCCTCTATCGTGGTGAAGCGGGTGCACGTGGATGGCGTCGCGTCTTGTCCGATAGCAAGCGACTCGCCGCGCGCGATCTGACCATCTTCGACGAGGCAAGACAGCATCTGCGCGAGCCCGTCGAGATTTTTGAATAA